GGTATGGGTAACCTCGTTACGCCAAGAATGCCTCGCCTCCAGAATGAAAAATATGCGTTTATCTTTGGATTTATCGCAGGTATTCTCGGAGGTGCATACAACACTAATGGTCCCCCAATAGCCATTTATGGAACTTTGCGCCGTTGGCGACCTGACTATTTTCGAGCAACAATGCAATGCTATTTTCTATTTTCAGGGGTTGCCACAATTGCAGGGCATGGTATCGTCGGGCTATGGACTCCCACAGTTTGGAATTTATTTTTATGGTCTTTACCAAGTGTTTTTTTAGGGGTTTATATTGGTGGTAAAGTGAATCAATGGATTCCACAACCAATGTTCAATCAAATTATTTTTAGCTTATTAGTTATTGTGGGATTTCTATTTTTGTTATAGAACCCATTTGGTATCTTAGGAAGATACAAAAAAGGAGTCAAACATGGGATATAGCAGCAGTCTAAGCGATAAAGAGTGGGAGATAATCGAACCTCTGTTGCCTAAAAAAAGAAGACTCGTCCACCAACATGGACAAAACGGCAAATAATTAGATGGAGTATTGTACCAACTCAAGAATGGATGTAATTGAGGAGACTTGCCCAAAGATTTGCCCCCATACTCAACAGTGTATTGGCACTACAAGCAGTGGCGAGAGTCTGGAGCACTGAGGGAAATCATGACTGCATTGCACGAGCAAGTGAGAGAAAAAGTCGAGAAAAAGCCTAGACAACCTTAATCATCGTCGATTCCCAAGCTACCAAAAATACCTGCAATGCAAGCGTTGAGTCCAAAGGTTTCTGCTCCTACAAGGCAACGAATGGCATCAAGAAAAATCTCGGTGTGGATTCTCTCGGTTTGCCATTCTTCACCCTTTGCACCAAGGCAAGTCTGTCCGATGATAAGGCTTTGATTGAAATGTTTGCTCAAAACATTGACTACTTTAAAGCTAAACCCGTGAATATTCCCAAGATAACTGTCATGGTTGATCATGGCCATCCCCCTGACAAGCTCATCCCCGCTCTAGAAGAGATTTATCCACAGATTATGACCAAGATTCGATTTAAGGTTGCACCGAAAATGTCCAAGCAGGAGAAGCAGGCTTTGGGTATATCTGGTTTTGTGGTCATTCCGATGCGTTGGATTGTCGAACGCTCCAATGCTTGGA
This sequence is a window from Pseudanabaena sp. ABRG5-3. Protein-coding genes within it:
- a CDS encoding sulfite exporter TauE/SafE family protein yields the protein MSSPTLTILTAFILFACTFVRSAVGFGDALLAMPLLGLIMSLQTASPIVAFMGFMISLTILISDPKSVDFKSAWRLIIATIIGVPFGLLLLNYAPERLVKVILGLLLILYGMGNLVTPRMPRLQNEKYAFIFGFIAGILGGAYNTNGPPIAIYGTLRRWRPDYFRATMQCYFLFSGVATIAGHGIVGLWTPTVWNLFLWSLPSVFLGVYIGGKVNQWIPQPMFNQIIFSLLVIVGFLFLL